The Microplitis demolitor isolate Queensland-Clemson2020A chromosome 8, iyMicDemo2.1a, whole genome shotgun sequence genome has a segment encoding these proteins:
- the LOC103572386 gene encoding kinesin-related protein 4 isoform X2 codes for MAELVENKTTSLVSKKQNDIVCGANSNIALINFDQITSSNQLLLSENNNDNDNDKEKGINGCIIVNNVDESSIKNIIDNELALMCLKNELEQENKKMLIDDGEKQVTNHHHQLELSTQLCQDLLGINNTQVIIATDIEHSNDTSQNILSTCENNSGETNSQQNNIKLVDLSYQDCNLVTAAASGARDDDDHDDDDDRTNLEASGLNTLIDFQEDAGKKTDEKTRILAVETKNAEESLIEDSLNNFIINWDEKNSVSDISNKCNDLEGKLLDSSDNFLKISESNRDEVLVNNENESSINFPSLEMNAIDWQDNGDFIFNNKLSAKDNNEIKWETKDTESSDKEVTVNVNIDNKNSAVTDSMSPSNIDSKILTETCLSTQDFIENKTIKNNSTEDLLIECSSNETVSLYRENSNEESLTGSSRQQEQQVKNSLLLTELNHFNAIDSPDPETLVNAQETNSQITGINLIQCVEQFTDTVVADDNWESGIQNSTDSAGIILGDSPATDTNDLTINNNNYCNLFTELTSNLGGSESSMTLSTLLVDQSPVCRDNFSHDLTNACNTESSEEVITTSTITSTTTKSSAKIKKKKIEGVIGNSDVTSQSPPQSSINTSRTKKVKKSKKKSDLEKENISVTQCYTLESTKCKELTKFNKETIETGVSIKQLKSSFNKFDALTKKSVLHTRSSIDTAGQNGGCDANPNCRSCGKVVFQMEQTKAEGLIWHKNCFRCIQCSKQLNVDNYESHECTLYCKPHFKELFQPKPVDDSNRSPCPQKPEMIIRENHPKELPPDVVRASDKPDLGLEELSSLNVKSRFQVFEKSSTNEQMNDIEKSASLISVKRSPSILSKLAKFQAKGMDIGVADESLNGIPYEESSESEEEEDNEEDEEGDADIVKSKKSIRERPISFTKMDDMKNRWEVTSQQGRRESQREARKEEIAGIRSRLFMGKQGKMKELYQQAVATSERVTKINPADEIQCTTAHARSIKEKFERGEPITCSNEDEADSNSTSNKIKQEKPDEDVIAAGISRKSRSLFLELDASAAKSGRPMTPAAAVANSKSLTDTSRRARDVRADDVVRSTDTTEEIHVETSDISNKFKFFETYKEPEKERKQFRITPPRDGQVKVNSPEREIYRDPDVIRAEDKVDQLVHTDTTKKMLSIFRQMEEKATKEDVPDGPKPLKRFTPPPEDKYAKLTASDTDEEEDGEEEEDDGNDDITEEERRNPNYVRASDKMEDEFLKNAQNAANAKTLRAKFEQWEVNDKKINNHNTIVDEMELIKATNGDGEQASIESTRSLKARFESLGTPQVAESPRAPKVKVNRFVGIPTTVDVDVCESCQKKVYPLEKIETNNKIFHKQCFRCLQCNCILRMDSFTLNNGKLYCIPHFKQLFIVRGNYEEGFGIDQHKNKWISNGTLDISSQNPTSSPMIIDS; via the exons ATGGCCGAACTAGTGGAAAATAAAACTACAAGCTTAGtaagtaaaaaacaaaacgatATTGTGTGCGGTGCCAATTCTAACATtgctttgataaattttgacCAAATAACTTCAAGTAATCAACTACTActtagtgaaaataataatgataatgataatgataaagaaaaaggGATAAATGGTtgtataattgtaaataatgtagATGAAagtagtattaaaaatataattgacaaTGAACTCGCATTGATGTGCCTAAAAAATGAACTTGAACAAGAGAATAAGAAAATGTTGATTGATGACGGCGAGAAACAAGTGACGAATCACCATCATCAATTGGAGCTTTCTACTCAGCTATGCCAAGATTTACTGGGCATCAACAACACTCAAGTCATCATAGCAACAGATATTGAACATTCCAACGACACGAGCCAAAATATTCTTTCTACATGTGAAAATAATTCTGGTGAAACAAATTCTCAACAGAATAATATTAAACTTGTTGATTTGAGTTATCAAGATTGCAATCTTGTCACTGCTGCTGCGAGTGGTGCTAgagatgatgatgatcatgatgatgatgatgataggACGAATTTAGAAGCGAGTGGCCTAAAtactttaattgattttcaagAGGATGCCGGGAAGAAAACTGATGAGAAAACTCGAATTTTGGCAGTCGAGACTAAAAATGCGGAAGAATCTCTTATTGAGGACtcacttaataattttataattaattgggatgaaaaaaatagcgTAAGTGATATTTCTAATAAATGTAATGATTTAGAGGGTAAATTATTAGACAgtagtgataattttttaaaaatttctgaaagtaACCGGGATGAGGTTTtagtaaataatgaaaatgagtcttcaattaattttccatcGCTAGAAATGAATGCTATCGATTGGCAAGATAACGGAgattttatctttaataataaattatcagcgAAAGATAACAATGAGATCAAGTGGGAAACAAAAGATACAGAATCATCAGACAAAGAAGTAACTGTAAATGTAaacattgataataaaaattcagcaGTAACGGATTCAATGAGCCCGTCAAATATTGATAGTAAAATTCTCACGGAAACTTGTTTGTCTACACAAgattttattgagaataaaacaattaaaaataatagcactgaagatttattaatagagTGTAGTAGCAACGAGACTGTTAGCCTTTATCGAGAAAATAGTAATGAGGAATCATTGACCGGCAGCAGCCGCCAGCAAGAGcaacaagtaaaaaattctttactgCTGACtgaattaaatcattttaatgcCATTGATTCACCAGATCCCGAGACTCTGGTCAATGCTCAAGAAACAAATTCTCAGATAACCggcataaatttaattcaatgcGTGGAACAATTCACTGATACCGTTGTTGCTGATGATAATTGGGAGTCAGGCATTCAAAATTCAACCGATTCCGCGGGAATTATTCTCGGCGACTCACCGGCTACTGATACTAACGACTTaactattaacaataataattattgtaatttatttactgaactAACAAGTAATTTAGGCGGTTCTGAGAGTAGCATGACACTTTCTACCCTATTAGTTGACCAATCACCAGTTTGCCGCGACAATTTCAGCCACGATTTAACAAATGCATGCAat ACTGAGAGTTCAGAGGAGGTGATAACTACTAGCACAATAACCTCGACGACGACAAAAAGTTcagctaaaataaaaaagaaaaagatcgAGGGTGTCATTGGTAATAGCGATGTTACATCCCAGTCTCCACCTCAGTCATCAATCAATACGTCGCGCactaaaaaagttaaaaaaagtaaaaaaaagagtgACCTCGAAAAGGAAAACATTTCAGTG ACACAATGTTACACATTGGAAAGTACTAAGTGCAAAGAGCTGACGAAATTCAATAAGGAAACAATCGAGACCGGAGTATCCATTAAACAGTTG aaGTCGAGTTTCAACAAGTTTGATGCCCTTACTAAAAAATCAGTCCTTCACACCCGCTCCTCCATTGatacg GCGGGACAAAATGGTGGGTGTGATGCGAACCCGAATTGCCGCAGCTGTGGCAAGGTTGTGTTTCAAATGGAGCAGACAAAGGCCGAGGGTTTAATATGGCATAAAAATTGCTTCCGATGCATTCAGTGCAGTAAGCAACTTAATGTCGACAATTACGAAAGCCACGAGTGTACGCTCTACTGCAAACCACATTTTAAGGAGTTATTTCAACCGAAACCTGTCGACGACTCGAATCGCTCTC CATGTCCGCAAAAACCGGAGATGATTATTAGAGAGAATCATCCAAAAGAATTGCCACCTGACGTTGTTagag cttCTGATAAACCGGATCTTGGACTAGAAGAACTGTCGTCACTGAACGTAAAATCACGCTTTCAAGTGTTCGAGAAATCATCAACAAACGAACAAATGAATGACATTGAAAAATCAGCGTCACTAATTTCGGTTAAAAGATCACCGAGTATTTTAAGTAAACTTGCTAA ATTCCAGGCCAAAGGCATGGACATTGGAGTAGCAGATGAATCATTGAACGGGATTCCGTATGAAGAATCAAGTGAAagcgaagaagaagaagacaaTGAGGAAGACGAAGAAGGTGATGCAGACATagttaaatctaaaaaatcaaTACGCGAACGTCCGATAAGTTTTACTAAAATGGATGACATGAAAAATCGATGGGAAGTGACGAGTCAACAAGGCAGACGTGAATCACAGCGTGAAGCACGCAAAGAAGAAATTGCCGGCATACGGTCAAGACTCTTTatg GGCAAGCAGGGAAAAATGAAGGAATTGTACCAACAAGCAGTAGCTACTAGCGAACGTGtcacaaaaataaatccaGCTGATGAGATTCAGTGCACTACAGCTCACGCACGttcaataaaagaaaaatttgaacgtGGCGAGCCAATAACTTGTTCAAATGAAGATGAGGCTGATAGTAACAGCActagcaataaaataaaacaagaaaaacCAGACGAAGATGTTATTGCAGCtg GTATAAGTAGAAAATCtcgaagtttatttttggaattggATGCATCTGCGGCCAAAAGCGGAAGACCAATGACACCCGCAGCCGCTGTAGCCAATTCAAAGTCTCTCACTGATACATCAAGACGCGCTAGAGAT GTACGAGCAGATGACGTCGTACGTAGTACAGATACAACAGAAGAAATTCACGTCGAGACATCAGAcatctcaaataaatttaaattttttgagacGTATAAAGAAccagagaaagaaagaaagcaGTTCAGAATAACACCACCTCGCGATGGACAAGTTAAG gTGAATTCACCGGAACGTGAAATTTACCGCGATCCGGATGTAATACGAGCGGAGGACAAAGTAGACCAGCTAGTTCATACGgatacgacaaaaaaaatgctttcCATATTCAGACAGATGGAAGAGAAGGCCACGAAAGAAGATGTACCTGATGGACCAAAGCCGTTGAAACGTTTTACTCCACCACCGGAAGACAAATATGCTAAACTCACAGCCTCTGATACCGACGAAGAGGAGGACGGCGAGGAAGAGGAGGATGATGGGAATGATGATATCACTGAGGAAGAAAGAAGAAATCCTAATTATGTTAGAGCTTCTGATAAG ATGgaagatgaatttttaaaaaatgcacaaaATGCTGCTAATGCTAAAACACTTCGCGCCAAATTTGAACAATGGGAAGTAaacgacaaaaaaataaataatcataatactATTGTTGATGAAATGGAATTAATAAAAGCGACAAATGGCGACGGTGAACAAGCCAGTATAGAATCAACCAGAAGTCTTAAAGCGAGATTTGAGTCTCTCGGTACACCACAAGTTGCCGAGTCTCCACGTGCACCTAAAGTCAAGGTCAACAGATTCGTG GGAATACCGACGACTGTTGACGTTGATGTTTGTGAGAGTTGTCAGAAAAAAGTTTACCCATTggaaaaaatagaaacaaacaacaaaatttttcacaaacaGTGTTTTAGATGTCTGCAGTGCAATTGCATTctcag aatggaTTCATTTACTCTCAACAATGGAAAACTTTACTGTATCCCGCACTTCAAACAACTGTTCATCGTCCGCGGGAATTACGAAGAAGGTTTTGGTATAGATcagcataaaaataaatggataaGCAATGGAACGTTAGATATATCATCTCAAAACCCAACGTCTTCTCCCATGATAATAGATTCCTAG
- the LOC103572386 gene encoding kinesin-related protein 4 isoform X3 — protein sequence MAELVENKTTSLVSKKQNDIVCGANSNIALINFDQITSSNQLLLSENNNDNDNDKEKGINGCIIVNNVDESSIKNIIDNELALMCLKNELEQENKKMLIDDGEKQVTNHHHQLELSTQLCQDLLGINNTQVIIATDIEHSNDTSQNILSTCENNSGETNSQQNNIKLVDLSYQDCNLVTAAASGARDDDDHDDDDDRTNLEASGLNTLIDFQEDAGKKTDEKTRILAVETKNAEESLIEDSLNNFIINWDEKNSVSDISNKCNDLEGKLLDSSDNFLKISESNRDEVLVNNENESSINFPSLEMNAIDWQDNGDFIFNNKLSAKDNNEIKWETKDTESSDKEVTVNVNIDNKNSAVTDSMSPSNIDSKILTETCLSTQDFIENKTIKNNSTEDLLIECSSNETVSLYRENSNEESLTGSSRQQEQQVKNSLLLTELNHFNAIDSPDPETLVNAQETNSQITGINLIQCVEQFTDTVVADDNWESGIQNSTDSAGIILGDSPATDTNDLTINNNNYCNLFTELTSNLGGSESSMTLSTLLVDQSPVCRDNFSHDLTNACNTESSEEVITTSTITSTTTKSSAKIKKKKIEGVIGNSDVTSQSPPQSSINTSRTKKVKKSKKKSDLEKENISVNINTGDLSMHNNNSHHNYHNSVSSAEECILDQDDFSNVNVKTLTQCYTLESTKCKELTKFNKETIETGVSIKQLKSSFNKFDALTKKSVLHTRSSIDTAGQNGGCDANPNCRSCGKVVFQMEQTKAEGLIWHKNCFRCIQCSKQLNVDNYESHECTLYCKPHFKELFQPKPVDDSNRSPCPQKPEMIIRENHPKELPPDVVRASDKPDLGLEELSSLNVKSRFQVFEKSSTNEQMNDIEKSASLISVKRSPSILSKLAKFQAKGMDIGVADESLNGIPYEESSESEEEEDNEEDEEGDADIVKSKKSIRERPISFTKMDDMKNRWEVTSQQGRRESQREARKEEIAGIRSRLFMGKQGKMKELYQQAVATSERVTKINPADEIQCTTAHARSIKEKFERGEPITCSNEDEADSNSTSNKIKQEKPDEDVIAAGISRKSRSLFLELDASAAKSGRPMTPAAAVANSKSLTDTSRRARDVNSPEREIYRDPDVIRAEDKVDQLVHTDTTKKMLSIFRQMEEKATKEDVPDGPKPLKRFTPPPEDKYAKLTASDTDEEEDGEEEEDDGNDDITEEERRNPNYVRASDKMEDEFLKNAQNAANAKTLRAKFEQWEVNDKKINNHNTIVDEMELIKATNGDGEQASIESTRSLKARFESLGTPQVAESPRAPKVKVNRFVGIPTTVDVDVCESCQKKVYPLEKIETNNKIFHKQCFRCLQCNCILRMDSFTLNNGKLYCIPHFKQLFIVRGNYEEGFGIDQHKNKWISNGTLDISSQNPTSSPMIIDS from the exons ATGGCCGAACTAGTGGAAAATAAAACTACAAGCTTAGtaagtaaaaaacaaaacgatATTGTGTGCGGTGCCAATTCTAACATtgctttgataaattttgacCAAATAACTTCAAGTAATCAACTACTActtagtgaaaataataatgataatgataatgataaagaaaaaggGATAAATGGTtgtataattgtaaataatgtagATGAAagtagtattaaaaatataattgacaaTGAACTCGCATTGATGTGCCTAAAAAATGAACTTGAACAAGAGAATAAGAAAATGTTGATTGATGACGGCGAGAAACAAGTGACGAATCACCATCATCAATTGGAGCTTTCTACTCAGCTATGCCAAGATTTACTGGGCATCAACAACACTCAAGTCATCATAGCAACAGATATTGAACATTCCAACGACACGAGCCAAAATATTCTTTCTACATGTGAAAATAATTCTGGTGAAACAAATTCTCAACAGAATAATATTAAACTTGTTGATTTGAGTTATCAAGATTGCAATCTTGTCACTGCTGCTGCGAGTGGTGCTAgagatgatgatgatcatgatgatgatgatgataggACGAATTTAGAAGCGAGTGGCCTAAAtactttaattgattttcaagAGGATGCCGGGAAGAAAACTGATGAGAAAACTCGAATTTTGGCAGTCGAGACTAAAAATGCGGAAGAATCTCTTATTGAGGACtcacttaataattttataattaattgggatgaaaaaaatagcgTAAGTGATATTTCTAATAAATGTAATGATTTAGAGGGTAAATTATTAGACAgtagtgataattttttaaaaatttctgaaagtaACCGGGATGAGGTTTtagtaaataatgaaaatgagtcttcaattaattttccatcGCTAGAAATGAATGCTATCGATTGGCAAGATAACGGAgattttatctttaataataaattatcagcgAAAGATAACAATGAGATCAAGTGGGAAACAAAAGATACAGAATCATCAGACAAAGAAGTAACTGTAAATGTAaacattgataataaaaattcagcaGTAACGGATTCAATGAGCCCGTCAAATATTGATAGTAAAATTCTCACGGAAACTTGTTTGTCTACACAAgattttattgagaataaaacaattaaaaataatagcactgaagatttattaatagagTGTAGTAGCAACGAGACTGTTAGCCTTTATCGAGAAAATAGTAATGAGGAATCATTGACCGGCAGCAGCCGCCAGCAAGAGcaacaagtaaaaaattctttactgCTGACtgaattaaatcattttaatgcCATTGATTCACCAGATCCCGAGACTCTGGTCAATGCTCAAGAAACAAATTCTCAGATAACCggcataaatttaattcaatgcGTGGAACAATTCACTGATACCGTTGTTGCTGATGATAATTGGGAGTCAGGCATTCAAAATTCAACCGATTCCGCGGGAATTATTCTCGGCGACTCACCGGCTACTGATACTAACGACTTaactattaacaataataattattgtaatttatttactgaactAACAAGTAATTTAGGCGGTTCTGAGAGTAGCATGACACTTTCTACCCTATTAGTTGACCAATCACCAGTTTGCCGCGACAATTTCAGCCACGATTTAACAAATGCATGCAat ACTGAGAGTTCAGAGGAGGTGATAACTACTAGCACAATAACCTCGACGACGACAAAAAGTTcagctaaaataaaaaagaaaaagatcgAGGGTGTCATTGGTAATAGCGATGTTACATCCCAGTCTCCACCTCAGTCATCAATCAATACGTCGCGCactaaaaaagttaaaaaaagtaaaaaaaagagtgACCTCGAAAAGGAAAACATTTCAGTG AATATTAATACTGGAGACCTGAGCATGCACAACAATAATAGCCATCATAATTACCACAATTCCGTATCTTCCGCGGAGGAGTGTATTTTAGACCAGGATGATTTTTCAAACGTTAACGTCAAAACTCTC ACACAATGTTACACATTGGAAAGTACTAAGTGCAAAGAGCTGACGAAATTCAATAAGGAAACAATCGAGACCGGAGTATCCATTAAACAGTTG aaGTCGAGTTTCAACAAGTTTGATGCCCTTACTAAAAAATCAGTCCTTCACACCCGCTCCTCCATTGatacg GCGGGACAAAATGGTGGGTGTGATGCGAACCCGAATTGCCGCAGCTGTGGCAAGGTTGTGTTTCAAATGGAGCAGACAAAGGCCGAGGGTTTAATATGGCATAAAAATTGCTTCCGATGCATTCAGTGCAGTAAGCAACTTAATGTCGACAATTACGAAAGCCACGAGTGTACGCTCTACTGCAAACCACATTTTAAGGAGTTATTTCAACCGAAACCTGTCGACGACTCGAATCGCTCTC CATGTCCGCAAAAACCGGAGATGATTATTAGAGAGAATCATCCAAAAGAATTGCCACCTGACGTTGTTagag cttCTGATAAACCGGATCTTGGACTAGAAGAACTGTCGTCACTGAACGTAAAATCACGCTTTCAAGTGTTCGAGAAATCATCAACAAACGAACAAATGAATGACATTGAAAAATCAGCGTCACTAATTTCGGTTAAAAGATCACCGAGTATTTTAAGTAAACTTGCTAA ATTCCAGGCCAAAGGCATGGACATTGGAGTAGCAGATGAATCATTGAACGGGATTCCGTATGAAGAATCAAGTGAAagcgaagaagaagaagacaaTGAGGAAGACGAAGAAGGTGATGCAGACATagttaaatctaaaaaatcaaTACGCGAACGTCCGATAAGTTTTACTAAAATGGATGACATGAAAAATCGATGGGAAGTGACGAGTCAACAAGGCAGACGTGAATCACAGCGTGAAGCACGCAAAGAAGAAATTGCCGGCATACGGTCAAGACTCTTTatg GGCAAGCAGGGAAAAATGAAGGAATTGTACCAACAAGCAGTAGCTACTAGCGAACGTGtcacaaaaataaatccaGCTGATGAGATTCAGTGCACTACAGCTCACGCACGttcaataaaagaaaaatttgaacgtGGCGAGCCAATAACTTGTTCAAATGAAGATGAGGCTGATAGTAACAGCActagcaataaaataaaacaagaaaaacCAGACGAAGATGTTATTGCAGCtg GTATAAGTAGAAAATCtcgaagtttatttttggaattggATGCATCTGCGGCCAAAAGCGGAAGACCAATGACACCCGCAGCCGCTGTAGCCAATTCAAAGTCTCTCACTGATACATCAAGACGCGCTAGAGAT gTGAATTCACCGGAACGTGAAATTTACCGCGATCCGGATGTAATACGAGCGGAGGACAAAGTAGACCAGCTAGTTCATACGgatacgacaaaaaaaatgctttcCATATTCAGACAGATGGAAGAGAAGGCCACGAAAGAAGATGTACCTGATGGACCAAAGCCGTTGAAACGTTTTACTCCACCACCGGAAGACAAATATGCTAAACTCACAGCCTCTGATACCGACGAAGAGGAGGACGGCGAGGAAGAGGAGGATGATGGGAATGATGATATCACTGAGGAAGAAAGAAGAAATCCTAATTATGTTAGAGCTTCTGATAAG ATGgaagatgaatttttaaaaaatgcacaaaATGCTGCTAATGCTAAAACACTTCGCGCCAAATTTGAACAATGGGAAGTAaacgacaaaaaaataaataatcataatactATTGTTGATGAAATGGAATTAATAAAAGCGACAAATGGCGACGGTGAACAAGCCAGTATAGAATCAACCAGAAGTCTTAAAGCGAGATTTGAGTCTCTCGGTACACCACAAGTTGCCGAGTCTCCACGTGCACCTAAAGTCAAGGTCAACAGATTCGTG GGAATACCGACGACTGTTGACGTTGATGTTTGTGAGAGTTGTCAGAAAAAAGTTTACCCATTggaaaaaatagaaacaaacaacaaaatttttcacaaacaGTGTTTTAGATGTCTGCAGTGCAATTGCATTctcag aatggaTTCATTTACTCTCAACAATGGAAAACTTTACTGTATCCCGCACTTCAAACAACTGTTCATCGTCCGCGGGAATTACGAAGAAGGTTTTGGTATAGATcagcataaaaataaatggataaGCAATGGAACGTTAGATATATCATCTCAAAACCCAACGTCTTCTCCCATGATAATAGATTCCTAG